The following are from one region of the Actinoplanes sp. L3-i22 genome:
- a CDS encoding DUF5937 family protein, with product MVVRYQLAGPDLGEVRFAISPLNELVLSLHAWRDPGRYPLHLPWIRELQRVRGRLAADLLVELVNDDLWTPDFLTPRPWSPLTPLADELAAIRRTPDDVVDRDLRLLHGPGLPAPLRGPAVLDRILDALTGYWEVCFAPHWPRMRALLDGDVTFRGREIAQHGLARMFAGLAGRVRMVGDTVEVHVRSRVQYTRAATGGVTLVPSMWTSSASAPILPDEPPMIIYRARGLGTLWEPQPLPAPGALAGLLGAPRAGLLVQLATPASSTELAVRLGVTTTAVNQHLRALRAAGLLVSARHGRSVLYRRSDLADRLVAHENAGPG from the coding sequence ATGGTCGTGCGGTATCAGCTGGCCGGGCCGGATCTGGGCGAGGTGCGGTTCGCGATCTCGCCGCTGAACGAGCTGGTGCTGTCGTTGCACGCGTGGCGGGATCCGGGGCGCTATCCGCTGCACCTGCCGTGGATCCGCGAGCTGCAGCGGGTCCGCGGGCGGCTCGCCGCGGATCTGCTGGTCGAGCTGGTCAACGACGACCTGTGGACGCCGGACTTCCTGACGCCCCGGCCGTGGTCGCCGCTCACGCCGCTGGCGGACGAGCTGGCAGCGATCCGCCGTACGCCGGATGATGTCGTCGACCGTGACCTGAGGCTGCTGCACGGACCCGGGTTGCCCGCGCCGTTGCGCGGCCCGGCGGTGCTGGACCGCATCCTGGACGCGCTGACCGGCTACTGGGAGGTCTGCTTCGCGCCGCACTGGCCGCGGATGCGCGCGCTGCTGGACGGCGACGTGACCTTCCGTGGGCGGGAGATCGCCCAGCACGGCCTGGCCCGGATGTTCGCCGGGCTGGCCGGCCGGGTGCGGATGGTCGGCGACACGGTCGAGGTGCACGTGCGGTCCCGGGTGCAGTACACGCGGGCGGCGACCGGTGGCGTGACGCTAGTGCCGTCGATGTGGACGAGCAGCGCGTCGGCGCCGATCCTGCCGGACGAGCCGCCGATGATCATCTATCGGGCGCGCGGGCTCGGGACGCTGTGGGAGCCGCAACCGCTTCCCGCGCCGGGCGCGCTGGCCGGGCTGCTCGGCGCGCCTCGGGCCGGGCTGCTGGTGCAGCTCGCGACGCCGGCGTCGTCGACCGAGCTGGCCGTGCGGCTCGGGGTCACGACGACCGCGGTGAACCAGCATCTACGGGCGTTGCGGGCGGCCGGCCTGCTGGTCAGCGCGCGGCACGGCCGCTCGGTGCTGTACCGCCGCTCGGACCTGGCCGACCGGCTCGTCGCACACGAGAACGCCGGGCCGGGCTGA
- a CDS encoding MFS transporter: MTITATRLTITATRLIGTGPVERALTLSIAASSLAKGVLFGVSALFFTTVIGLSPATVGLGLTVAGAAGMAAAFGAGHLADRVGAHRVLVAATLVQGAALAAYGSAASAVTFTLIAGAAVGAQGAQRTAQATLLALHFTGPDRVAVRARLRVVTNVFVGLGSAAATAALALGTATAYVIAMLIASALVLASAIPLRGLPAPMRSADRSRSARSPLRDFRYVGIAALYGVLTIQFGLLTVGMPLWVTLHTRAPATTVALLLVLNTALVAVFQVPAARLVTDVRAAGRTVIVSSIFLVLTCILYAAAGPLPALLAVGVLVLALLAASAAEVLSEAGAWSLAFELADPRNAGAYQGISQTGFAAGTMLAPAVVTGTAIAHGTAGWLALAALFLAAGLGTHRLATRPVATSSFAHPGGAGGTDAE, translated from the coding sequence GTGACCATCACCGCCACCCGTCTGACCATCACCGCCACCCGGCTGATCGGAACCGGTCCGGTCGAGCGCGCCCTGACCCTGTCCATCGCCGCCTCCTCGCTGGCCAAGGGCGTGCTCTTCGGCGTCAGCGCGCTGTTCTTCACCACCGTCATCGGACTGTCCCCGGCCACCGTCGGCCTCGGCCTGACCGTCGCCGGCGCCGCCGGGATGGCCGCCGCGTTCGGCGCCGGCCACCTGGCCGACCGGGTCGGCGCGCACCGGGTCCTGGTCGCGGCCACGCTGGTCCAGGGCGCGGCGCTGGCCGCCTACGGCTCGGCGGCGTCCGCGGTGACGTTCACCCTGATCGCGGGCGCGGCGGTCGGCGCCCAGGGCGCGCAGCGCACCGCCCAGGCGACCCTGCTCGCGCTGCACTTCACCGGCCCGGACCGGGTCGCCGTCCGGGCCCGGCTGCGGGTGGTCACCAACGTCTTCGTCGGGCTGGGCTCGGCCGCCGCGACCGCCGCGCTCGCCCTGGGCACCGCGACGGCCTACGTGATCGCGATGCTGATCGCGTCGGCCCTGGTCCTGGCCTCGGCCATCCCGCTGCGCGGCCTGCCGGCCCCGATGAGGTCCGCCGATCGGTCGCGGTCCGCCCGTTCCCCGCTGCGAGATTTCCGGTACGTCGGGATCGCCGCCCTCTACGGGGTCCTGACCATCCAGTTCGGCCTGCTCACGGTCGGGATGCCGCTGTGGGTGACGCTGCACACCCGGGCGCCGGCCACCACCGTCGCCCTGTTGCTCGTGCTGAACACGGCGCTCGTGGCGGTCTTCCAGGTCCCGGCGGCGCGGCTGGTCACGGACGTGCGCGCGGCCGGCCGTACCGTAATCGTGTCTTCGATCTTCTTGGTCTTGACCTGCATTCTGTATGCCGCGGCGGGGCCCTTGCCGGCGCTGCTGGCCGTCGGCGTGCTGGTCCTGGCGCTGCTCGCGGCCAGCGCCGCCGAAGTGTTGTCCGAGGCCGGTGCCTGGTCGCTGGCGTTCGAGCTGGCCGACCCGCGCAACGCGGGCGCCTACCAGGGGATCAGCCAGACCGGCTTCGCGGCCGGCACCATGCTGGCCCCGGCGGTCGTCACCGGGACCGCCATCGCCCACGGCACGGCGGGCTGGCTGGCCCTGGCCGCCCTGTTCCTGGCCGCCGGCCTCGGCACCCACCGCCTCGCCACCCGCCCCGTCGCCACCAGCTCGTTCGCTCACCCTGGTGGCGCAGGCGGGACCGATGCTGAATGA
- a CDS encoding NAD(P)/FAD-dependent oxidoreductase, with product MASVKTALVIGGGIGGPVAALALRKAGIDATIHEAYDEPAGGTGGALMIAPNGLAALRIVGVDAALAAAGQPIRTQVFAHGTGRRFGTVPVLPGMEPSLVVRRGDLCRILHDEARSRGIPTEFGKRLVGVDEQPDGIVARFADGTSARADILIGADGIHSTVRTLIDPAAPVPQHTGLISFGSPAPEAATPAWAKCDEMYFVQGRKAFFGYWRLPDGRTMWFSNLPYERHLTSAQARAVAAGQWRRQLREAYAGDLPAERVIGLSDPDDLIVLGSMEAMPPVPHWYRGRMVLTGDAVHAPSSSSGQGVSLTVESAVELARCLRDLPGLPAAFAAYEGLRRERVESIAATAARTNSQKSGGPVARALTRLLAPIFLKTFLTPEKMFGPVHRHRIDWNRTVSAPADHSASVPPAPPG from the coding sequence ATGGCATCGGTCAAGACCGCGCTGGTGATCGGCGGCGGCATCGGCGGCCCCGTGGCCGCGCTGGCCCTGCGCAAGGCGGGCATCGACGCAACCATCCATGAGGCGTACGACGAGCCGGCCGGCGGGACGGGCGGCGCGCTGATGATCGCGCCCAACGGGCTGGCCGCCCTGCGCATCGTCGGCGTCGACGCCGCGCTGGCGGCGGCCGGCCAGCCGATCCGCACGCAGGTGTTCGCGCACGGGACGGGCCGGCGATTCGGCACGGTTCCGGTGCTGCCCGGGATGGAGCCGAGCCTCGTGGTCCGGCGCGGCGACCTGTGCCGGATCCTGCACGACGAGGCGAGGTCCCGGGGAATCCCGACGGAGTTCGGCAAGCGGCTGGTCGGCGTCGACGAGCAACCCGACGGCATCGTCGCCCGGTTCGCCGACGGCACCAGCGCGCGGGCGGACATCCTGATCGGGGCCGACGGCATCCACTCGACCGTGCGCACCCTGATCGACCCGGCGGCGCCCGTACCGCAGCACACCGGCCTGATCAGCTTCGGCAGCCCGGCACCGGAGGCGGCGACACCGGCCTGGGCGAAGTGCGACGAGATGTACTTCGTGCAGGGTCGCAAAGCCTTCTTCGGGTATTGGCGGCTGCCCGACGGCCGGACGATGTGGTTCAGCAACCTGCCCTACGAGCGGCATCTGACCAGCGCACAGGCCCGTGCCGTGGCGGCGGGGCAGTGGCGGCGGCAGCTCCGGGAGGCTTATGCGGGCGACCTTCCCGCGGAGCGGGTGATCGGGCTGTCCGACCCGGACGATCTGATCGTGCTGGGGTCGATGGAGGCCATGCCGCCCGTGCCGCACTGGTACCGCGGCCGGATGGTCCTCACCGGCGACGCGGTGCACGCCCCCTCGTCGAGCTCCGGCCAGGGGGTCTCGCTGACCGTCGAGAGCGCCGTCGAGCTGGCCCGCTGCCTGCGCGACCTGCCCGGTCTGCCGGCCGCGTTCGCGGCGTACGAGGGCCTGCGCCGGGAACGGGTCGAGTCGATCGCGGCCACGGCGGCGCGGACCAACAGCCAGAAGTCCGGCGGACCGGTCGCCCGCGCCCTGACCCGGCTCCTGGCCCCGATCTTCCTGAAGACCTTCCTCACCCCGGAGAAGATGTTCGGTCCGGTGCATCGGCACCGGATCGACTGGAACCGCACCGTCAGCGCGCCCGCGGATCATTCAGCATCGGTCCCGCCTGCGCCACCAGGGTGA
- a CDS encoding PadR family transcriptional regulator — MTTNFRRSPLALAVLGLLEDGPLHPYGMQQLIRQWGKDQVINVGQRASLYKVINRLDEAGLIKVCETTRDNQYPERTSYELTADGRAASRQWMDEILSTPRNEFPEFPAALSFLPMLTPQVTMDLLGRRRELLVQRLAERDATIATELDGLQIPRVTMLETEYLRAVTDAELHWVDAVLAGLRDGSITWSREELRAIAAQFKA, encoded by the coding sequence GTGACCACGAACTTTCGCCGCTCGCCACTCGCCCTCGCCGTCCTCGGGCTGCTGGAGGACGGCCCGCTGCACCCGTACGGGATGCAGCAGCTCATCCGGCAGTGGGGCAAGGATCAGGTGATCAACGTCGGGCAGCGGGCCAGCCTGTACAAGGTGATCAACAGGCTGGACGAGGCCGGCCTGATCAAGGTCTGCGAAACCACCCGCGACAATCAATATCCGGAGCGGACGAGCTACGAGCTCACCGCCGACGGGCGGGCCGCGAGCCGGCAGTGGATGGACGAGATCCTGTCCACGCCGCGCAACGAGTTCCCCGAGTTTCCCGCGGCGCTGTCGTTCCTGCCCATGCTCACCCCGCAGGTCACCATGGACCTGCTGGGCAGAAGGCGGGAACTGCTCGTCCAACGGCTCGCCGAACGCGACGCGACGATCGCCACCGAGCTGGACGGCCTTCAGATCCCCCGCGTCACCATGCTGGAAACCGAATACCTCCGCGCGGTCACCGACGCCGAGCTGCACTGGGTCGACGCCGTCCTGGCCGGCCTGCGGGACGGATCGATCACCTGGAGCCGCGAGGAACTGCGGGCCATCGCCGCCCAGTTCAAGGCCTGA
- a CDS encoding cyclic-phosphate processing receiver domain-containing protein has protein sequence MTVLLIDDLRSFTDGRVASVARTSAAGVALLDRHRDGRVDELWLDHDLGGEDTIWPVVEVLERAAFEERPFDIGVILIHSANPSGATRMARTLRRWGYPVRLATGSPAVAYLDPQ, from the coding sequence GTGACGGTGCTGCTCATCGACGACCTCCGCTCGTTCACCGACGGGCGGGTCGCCTCGGTCGCGCGGACCAGCGCGGCCGGGGTCGCGCTGCTCGACCGGCACCGGGACGGGCGGGTCGACGAACTGTGGCTCGATCACGACCTGGGCGGGGAGGACACCATCTGGCCGGTGGTCGAGGTGCTGGAGCGGGCCGCGTTCGAGGAGCGGCCGTTCGACATCGGCGTCATCCTGATCCACTCGGCGAACCCGTCCGGCGCCACCAGGATGGCCCGGACCCTGCGCCGCTGGGGCTACCCGGTCCGCCTCGCCACCGGCTCCCCGGCGGTCGCCTACCTCGACCCGCAGTGA
- a CDS encoding aminoglycoside phosphotransferase family protein — MSEEILQDDPHRRVVRIGDTVRRPTHAWSPTIHELLKHLENQNFPYAPRLLGIDDEGREVLTYLDGASGGDGWKRVVDESGLTAMARLLREYHEAVRDFRPSADATWGGHTEPPRPGELVCHGDFGPWNLVWRGATPIGILDWDYAWPRPPVHDVAYALEFVTPFRTDRYSQEWLHHPAPPDRLRRVALFAEAYGIAPDGLLQQVVDAQRAVWFRARRLAAEGREPQVTWQANGSLDLAAQRIRWSEHFARENS, encoded by the coding sequence ATGAGCGAGGAGATCCTGCAGGACGATCCGCACCGGCGCGTGGTGCGGATCGGCGACACCGTCCGGCGCCCGACGCACGCGTGGTCACCCACCATTCATGAACTGCTCAAACACCTAGAAAACCAGAATTTTCCGTACGCCCCGAGGCTGCTCGGCATCGACGACGAGGGGCGCGAGGTGCTCACCTACCTCGACGGCGCCTCGGGCGGCGACGGCTGGAAACGCGTCGTGGACGAGTCCGGGCTGACCGCGATGGCCCGGCTCCTGCGGGAGTACCACGAGGCCGTCCGCGACTTCCGGCCGTCGGCGGACGCCACCTGGGGCGGGCACACCGAGCCGCCCCGGCCCGGCGAACTGGTGTGCCACGGCGACTTCGGGCCGTGGAACCTGGTGTGGCGCGGCGCCACCCCGATCGGCATCCTGGACTGGGACTACGCCTGGCCGCGCCCGCCGGTGCACGACGTGGCGTACGCCCTGGAGTTCGTCACCCCGTTCCGCACCGACCGGTACAGCCAGGAGTGGCTGCACCATCCGGCGCCCCCGGACCGGCTGCGGCGGGTGGCGCTGTTCGCCGAGGCGTACGGGATCGCCCCGGACGGCCTGCTGCAACAGGTCGTCGACGCGCAGCGGGCGGTCTGGTTCCGGGCCCGCCGGCTGGCCGCCGAGGGCCGCGAGCCCCAGGTGACCTGGCAGGCGAACGGCAGCCTGGACCTCGCCGCGCAGCGGATCCGGTGGAGCGAGCACTTCGCCCGGGAGAACTCGTGA
- a CDS encoding PPOX class F420-dependent oxidoreductase: protein MTTTFDPHALIAESRLGILATIRKDGRPQLSPILPYYDRAAATIYVSVTDGRAKTANLRRDPRAAIEVTSADGRAWATADGDATLIGPGADPHGPEVEALVDYYRRAAGEHPDWDDYRATMVADRRVLLALHVTHVYGQAI from the coding sequence ATGACGACCACATTCGATCCGCACGCGCTGATCGCGGAGAGCCGCCTCGGCATCCTCGCCACGATCCGGAAGGACGGGCGGCCGCAGCTGTCGCCGATCCTGCCGTACTACGACCGGGCCGCCGCCACGATCTACGTCTCGGTGACCGACGGCCGCGCGAAGACCGCCAACCTGCGCCGCGATCCGCGCGCCGCGATCGAGGTGACCAGCGCCGACGGCCGGGCCTGGGCGACCGCGGACGGCGACGCGACGCTGATCGGCCCGGGCGCCGACCCGCACGGCCCCGAGGTGGAGGCGCTGGTCGACTACTACCGCCGGGCCGCCGGCGAGCACCCGGACTGGGACGACTACCGCGCCACGATGGTCGCCGATCGGCGGGTGCTGCTCGCCCTGCACGTGACGCACGTCTACGGGCAGGCCATCTGA
- a CDS encoding MerR family transcriptional regulator translates to MRVGELARRTGTTVRALRYYESTGLVVPRRLSNGYREYEPIAERQVAQIRELMALGLAVEETRPFVESIAEGEGDVCAAAIATFRSTVTGLQARIGELTAQRDALDARIDSAARQVVTAAPSSGNDPMRLVGSRLPALRFYASDGRPVDLGDLGPGRTVVFVYPLTGRPGVDLPRGLLEVHGARGSTDQAIWLRDHHAELLAAGASRVYGLSAQSTGYQRELAHRLRLPYPLIPDPKLTLAAAAGLPTRTSADLALYDRLTLIVADDVVEHVFHPIPDPASHALDVMAWLSRRRFTLVS, encoded by the coding sequence ATGCGGGTGGGAGAGTTGGCGCGGCGGACCGGGACGACCGTGCGCGCGTTGCGGTACTACGAGTCGACCGGGCTGGTCGTGCCGCGCCGGCTCAGCAACGGCTACCGGGAGTACGAGCCGATCGCCGAACGCCAGGTCGCCCAGATCCGCGAGCTGATGGCCCTCGGCCTGGCCGTCGAGGAGACCCGGCCGTTCGTCGAGTCGATCGCCGAGGGCGAGGGTGACGTGTGCGCCGCGGCGATCGCCACGTTCCGCAGCACGGTGACCGGCCTGCAGGCGCGGATCGGCGAGCTGACCGCGCAACGGGACGCCCTGGACGCCCGCATCGACTCGGCCGCCCGCCAGGTGGTGACCGCCGCGCCGTCGTCCGGAAATGATCCGATGCGGCTGGTCGGGTCGCGGCTGCCGGCGCTGCGCTTCTACGCCAGCGACGGGCGGCCGGTCGACCTCGGCGACCTCGGGCCGGGGCGGACGGTGGTGTTCGTCTACCCGCTGACCGGCCGGCCCGGCGTGGACCTGCCGCGCGGGCTGCTCGAGGTGCACGGGGCGCGGGGCAGCACCGATCAGGCCATCTGGCTGCGGGATCATCACGCGGAGCTGCTCGCCGCGGGCGCCTCCCGGGTGTACGGACTGTCCGCGCAGTCGACCGGATACCAGCGGGAGCTGGCCCATCGGCTGCGGCTGCCGTACCCGTTGATCCCGGACCCGAAGCTGACGCTGGCCGCGGCGGCCGGGCTGCCGACCCGTACGTCGGCGGATCTTGCTCTTTATGATCGTCTGACGTTGATCGTCGCCGACGACGTCGTCGAGCACGTCTTCCACCCGATCCCGGACCCGGCGTCGCACGCCCTCGACGTGATGGCCTGGTTGTCCCGGCGCCGGTTCACGCTCGTGTCGTGA
- a CDS encoding LacI family DNA-binding transcriptional regulator: MPDAGSGRVTIRDVARAAGVSHATVSRVINGGRDVSTTTRRAVDRALKRTGYTPNAHARRLAGARPDVVAFLHCVQIERLFADPNINRLWLGCSRALGEQGIMTILPIGNGQVDAALMFSARAAEVADLAGRHLPLVACGLPAGHEDEVAYVTSDDRGGARKMVSYLRERGRGRIATVTGPLDLPSGALRLAGYLDVVGAGDPALVAHGDYTYRSGLEAAERLLRQAPDLDAIFAASDVMAAGVIEALDRAGKSIPGDVAVAGFDDAPVASAVWPPLTTVHVQWDRHPGELVRQLWRQLDGDEPSGVVLPVGITVRASA; this comes from the coding sequence ATGCCCGACGCCGGGAGCGGACGCGTCACCATCCGGGATGTGGCGCGCGCGGCCGGCGTCTCGCACGCCACCGTCTCGCGGGTGATCAACGGCGGGCGCGACGTGAGCACCACCACGCGCCGAGCCGTCGACCGGGCGCTGAAACGGACCGGGTACACCCCGAACGCCCATGCCCGGCGACTGGCCGGCGCGCGACCGGACGTCGTGGCGTTCCTGCACTGTGTCCAGATCGAGCGGCTGTTCGCGGACCCGAACATCAACCGGCTGTGGCTGGGCTGTTCGCGGGCGCTCGGCGAGCAGGGAATCATGACGATCCTGCCGATCGGGAACGGTCAGGTCGACGCGGCGCTGATGTTCTCGGCGCGGGCCGCGGAGGTCGCTGATCTGGCCGGGCGGCACCTGCCGCTGGTCGCCTGCGGGCTGCCGGCCGGGCACGAGGACGAGGTGGCGTACGTGACCTCCGACGACCGGGGCGGGGCTCGGAAGATGGTCTCCTACCTGCGGGAACGGGGCCGGGGACGGATCGCGACGGTGACCGGGCCACTGGATCTGCCGAGTGGGGCGCTGCGGCTGGCGGGTTACCTGGACGTGGTCGGGGCGGGCGATCCGGCGCTCGTGGCGCACGGCGATTACACGTACCGAAGCGGTCTGGAGGCCGCGGAGCGGCTGCTGCGCCAGGCACCGGATCTCGACGCCATCTTCGCCGCCTCGGACGTGATGGCGGCGGGCGTGATCGAGGCGCTGGACCGGGCCGGGAAGAGTATTCCGGGGGACGTCGCGGTCGCCGGGTTCGACGACGCGCCGGTGGCGAGCGCGGTCTGGCCGCCGCTGACCACGGTGCACGTGCAGTGGGATCGGCACCCGGGCGAGCTGGTGCGCCAGCTCTGGCGGCAACTCGACGGCGACGAGCCGTCCGGGGTCGTGCTGCCGGTCGGGATCACCGTGCGGGCATCGGCCTGA
- a CDS encoding PCC domain-containing protein → MRVITVNRGEEVLETIQATVTATGTVAAAITLIGAVQHADVSVMRRDDAQTDLLRTYDQPFELSGTGEVVDGRVHVHVTLAGEGLIVAGHLHRAVVGDFFVRVYLTPVPDQPAGVSARPAPTRPGRRPSTGGITLPAEAPNTA, encoded by the coding sequence ATGCGAGTAATCACGGTCAACCGCGGCGAGGAAGTCCTGGAGACGATCCAGGCGACGGTGACCGCCACCGGCACGGTTGCCGCCGCGATCACGCTGATCGGGGCGGTGCAGCACGCCGACGTCTCGGTGATGCGCAGGGACGACGCCCAGACCGACCTGCTGCGGACCTACGATCAGCCGTTCGAGCTGTCCGGCACCGGCGAGGTGGTCGACGGGCGGGTGCACGTGCACGTCACCCTGGCCGGCGAGGGTCTGATCGTCGCCGGTCACCTGCACCGGGCCGTCGTCGGCGACTTCTTCGTCCGCGTCTATCTCACCCCGGTCCCGGATCAGCCGGCCGGAGTCTCGGCGAGGCCCGCCCCGACCAGGCCAGGCCGCCGACCCTCCACCGGCGGCATCACCCTGCCGGCCGAGGCGCCGAACACGGCATGA
- a CDS encoding aminoglycoside phosphotransferase family protein, producing the protein MSDETPLHGAGLQDRGLVTVGDTVRRPSGAWSPSVQHLLGHLRATGFTRAPEPLGFDSQGREVLGFLPGHDAGWPMRPRIRTDEGAYDLGLLARQLREALAAYPCPADARWQFVTGAPDPGQAVQHGDLGPWNLLWDDAGAVAGVLDWDLAEPGDPWYDTGFLAWFTVPFMDDERAHARGYPAPPDRPARLAAFAAGAGLTPAELIPIVHRTQSEFARRATTRDGIWRTIRDRGLHESTRADQRWSTRAWEN; encoded by the coding sequence ATGAGCGACGAGACTCCGCTGCACGGCGCGGGCCTGCAGGATCGCGGCCTGGTCACGGTCGGCGACACGGTTCGCCGGCCGAGCGGCGCGTGGAGCCCGTCGGTGCAGCACCTGCTCGGCCATCTCCGGGCCACCGGGTTCACCCGGGCGCCGGAGCCGCTGGGGTTCGACTCCCAGGGACGGGAGGTGCTCGGCTTCCTGCCCGGCCACGACGCGGGCTGGCCGATGCGGCCGCGCATCCGCACCGACGAAGGCGCCTACGACCTGGGACTACTCGCCCGGCAGCTGCGCGAGGCGCTGGCCGCCTACCCGTGCCCGGCGGACGCGCGGTGGCAGTTCGTGACCGGCGCACCGGATCCCGGGCAGGCCGTGCAGCACGGCGACCTCGGCCCGTGGAACCTGCTGTGGGACGACGCCGGGGCGGTCGCCGGCGTGCTGGACTGGGATCTCGCCGAGCCGGGCGACCCCTGGTACGACACCGGCTTCCTCGCCTGGTTCACCGTCCCGTTCATGGACGACGAGCGCGCCCACGCCCGCGGGTACCCCGCTCCGCCGGACCGGCCGGCCCGGCTGGCGGCGTTCGCGGCGGGCGCCGGGCTGACACCCGCGGAACTGATCCCGATCGTGCACCGGACGCAGTCCGAGTTCGCCCGCCGCGCCACCACCCGCGACGGGATCTGGCGCACGATCCGCGACCGTGGTCTCCACGAAAGCACCCGGGCCGACCAGCGCTGGAGCACCCGCGCCTGGGAGAATTGA
- a CDS encoding trans-aconitate 2-methyltransferase, which translates to MLLDDRALHASSVVANCAMNRERQLAGVNSYARVLGFDPVDGLTGAWLDLCCGSGRALIQAADRLAGAATLVGVDLVDAFAGGAPPGVTFVAAPIETWAPDRVFDLITCVHGLHYVGDKLGVITRVVRWLAPGGRFVADLDLDAVRLEDGRPAGRRLVTRLRAAGIDYDGRRRRITCEGPKELIFRYEYLGADDRAGANYTGQPAVHSYYRA; encoded by the coding sequence GTGTTGCTGGATGATCGGGCGCTGCACGCGTCGTCGGTGGTGGCCAACTGTGCGATGAACCGGGAGCGGCAGCTGGCCGGGGTGAACAGCTACGCCCGGGTGCTCGGGTTCGACCCGGTCGACGGGCTGACCGGCGCCTGGCTCGACCTCTGCTGCGGGAGCGGGCGGGCCCTGATCCAGGCGGCCGACCGGCTGGCCGGGGCGGCAACCCTGGTCGGGGTCGATCTCGTCGACGCGTTCGCCGGCGGGGCGCCGCCGGGCGTGACGTTCGTGGCCGCGCCGATCGAGACGTGGGCTCCGGATCGGGTGTTCGACCTGATCACCTGCGTGCACGGGCTGCACTACGTCGGCGACAAGCTCGGGGTGATCACCCGGGTCGTGCGCTGGCTGGCGCCCGGCGGCCGGTTCGTCGCGGATCTCGACCTCGACGCGGTACGCCTCGAGGACGGGCGACCGGCCGGACGCCGGCTCGTCACGCGGCTCCGGGCCGCCGGGATCGACTACGACGGGCGCCGGCGGCGGATCACCTGCGAGGGGCCGAAAGAGCTGATTTTTCGGTACGAATATCTGGGCGCCGACGATCGTGCCGGCGCCAACTACACCGGCCAGCCCGCGGTCCATTCCTACTACCGGGCGTGA
- a CDS encoding YwqG family protein, which produces MEIDATALERFCDTLPEKDASHVRGLALPSVELRPGPAGSATRFGGVPLAGPGFAWPRADDGRPLALLGELDTDQVNQWLGATALPAGTLLSFFFADDEDQGFWGMRPDSAQYWRVIATRKTDAAPATPPDRTTIFPAHPLTGRSTLTVPDSWDPAIAEFAGSNSGYVQLWLDWDGPLHRVFGWPEVAQNPMPEDLQLVSNGVDLFGPLDRREPRIRELIAGGDDWLLLWQIDSDERNLGWMWGDMGRLYYWIHRADLAAGRFDRVWVLVQG; this is translated from the coding sequence GTGGAGATCGACGCGACTGCGCTGGAACGGTTCTGCGACACACTTCCGGAAAAAGACGCTTCGCACGTACGCGGTCTGGCCCTCCCGTCCGTCGAACTGCGCCCCGGCCCGGCCGGCTCGGCCACCCGGTTCGGTGGCGTGCCCCTGGCCGGGCCCGGTTTCGCCTGGCCGCGCGCGGACGACGGGCGCCCGCTGGCGCTGCTCGGCGAGCTGGACACCGACCAGGTCAATCAGTGGCTGGGCGCGACCGCGCTCCCGGCCGGGACGCTGCTCTCGTTCTTCTTCGCCGACGACGAGGACCAGGGTTTCTGGGGGATGCGCCCGGATTCCGCGCAGTACTGGCGGGTGATCGCCACGCGGAAGACCGACGCCGCGCCGGCCACCCCGCCCGACCGCACGACGATCTTCCCGGCGCACCCGCTGACCGGCCGGTCGACGCTGACGGTTCCGGACTCCTGGGATCCGGCGATCGCGGAGTTCGCCGGCTCGAACAGCGGTTACGTGCAGTTGTGGCTCGACTGGGACGGGCCGCTGCACCGGGTCTTCGGCTGGCCGGAGGTCGCGCAGAACCCGATGCCGGAGGACCTTCAGCTGGTGTCGAACGGGGTGGACCTGTTCGGCCCGCTGGACCGCCGGGAGCCGCGGATCCGGGAGCTGATCGCGGGCGGCGACGACTGGCTGCTGCTCTGGCAGATCGACTCCGACGAGCGCAACCTCGGCTGGATGTGGGGCGACATGGGCCGCCTCTACTACTGGATCCACCGGGCCGACCTGGCCGCCGGCCGCTTCGACCGGGTCTGGGTTCTCGTCCAGGGCTGA